The DNA sequence TCGGTGCGCGAAGAGGAGTACGTGAAGGCCGCCCGCGCGCTCGGCGCGGGCAACTCCCGTATCATCGGTCGGCACGTCCTGCCGAACTCGGTGACGCCCATCCTCGTGTTGGCGACGATTCAGGTGGCGGCGATCATCCTCTTGGAGTCCGCACTGTCGTTCCTCGGCTTCTCCGGGGCCGACGTGTCGTGGGGCTTCGACATCGCGCTCGGTCGGCAGTATCAGTCGACCTCGTGGTGGATCTCGACGATTCCCGGCATCGCTATCGTGCTGACGGTCATCGGCCTCAACCTCGTCGGTGACTGGCTCAGAGACGCGTTCGACCCCGGTATCGAAGGGGAGGGTGGTGTCTGATGGCAGACGAGATTCTCAAAGTCAGAGACCTGAAGACCCGCTTCTTCACCGAGGAGGGGCAGGTCAACGCCGTCGAGGGCGTCTCCTTCGACGTCCGCGACGGCGAAGTCTACGGTATCGTCGGCGAGTCGGGGTCCGGCAAGTCCGTGACCGCGCTCTCGCTCATCGACCTCATCGAGTCGCCCGGCCGCGTGACCGGCGGCGAGGTGTGGTACCGCAACGCCGAGTTGGCCGACGAGTTCCGCGAGAAGATACCGGAGGGGGTCGACGGCGACTTCGTCGACATCCGACGGCTCCCGAAGGGCGTCCGGCGGTCGCTGCGCGGCCCGTCGTTCAGCATGATCTTCCAGGACCCGATGAGCAGCTTCAACCCCTCGTTGACGGTCGGCGAGCAGATCGCCGAGGCCGTCGAGGTCCAGCGGCGTGCGCGGGCGAATCCCCGGCGCACCCGCTCGCGGACGCAGGGGTACGGGCTCGGCAGCCTCATCGTCGACAGCCTCCTGCCCTCGCGGGACTACGTCAACGACGAGAGCATGGACCGCGCCGTTGAGCTGCTCGAACAGGTCGGCATCCCCGACCCCGCAGAGCGCGCCGACGAGTATCCCCACCAGTTCTCCGGCGGGATGCTCCAGCGCGCAATGATCGCGCAGGCACTCGCTGGCGAGCCGGACGTGCTCGTCGCCGACGAGCCGACGACGGCACTCGACGTCACCATCCAGGCACAGATCCTCAACCTCCTACGCGACCTGCAGGACCAGGAGGGGATGACGGTCGTGATGATCACCCACGACCTCGGCGTCATCGCCCGGATGTGCGACCGCGTCGGCGTGATGTACGCCGGCGAGGTCGTCGAACGCGGGACGCTCGAAGACGTCTTCGAGAACCCTGTCCACCCCTACACGCAGGGCTTGCTCGGCTCGATTCCGGACCTCGTCGATCCCGCACCGCGCCTGCAACCCATCGAGGGCAACGTGCCGAGTCTCATCGACTCGGAGATGGACGACCGCTGTTACTTCGCTGACCGCTGTCCCAAGGCGATGGAGGACTGTCTGACCCGCATCCCGGAGATGGACACCGACGGAACCGAACACCGTGTCCGATG is a window from the Halogranum gelatinilyticum genome containing:
- a CDS encoding ABC transporter ATP-binding protein, which produces MADEILKVRDLKTRFFTEEGQVNAVEGVSFDVRDGEVYGIVGESGSGKSVTALSLIDLIESPGRVTGGEVWYRNAELADEFREKIPEGVDGDFVDIRRLPKGVRRSLRGPSFSMIFQDPMSSFNPSLTVGEQIAEAVEVQRRARANPRRTRSRTQGYGLGSLIVDSLLPSRDYVNDESMDRAVELLEQVGIPDPAERADEYPHQFSGGMLQRAMIAQALAGEPDVLVADEPTTALDVTIQAQILNLLRDLQDQEGMTVVMITHDLGVIARMCDRVGVMYAGEVVERGTLEDVFENPVHPYTQGLLGSIPDLVDPAPRLQPIEGNVPSLIDSEMDDRCYFADRCPKAMEDCLTRIPEMDTDGTEHRVRCVLANQEYDESQALENGHFTAEEEEVSADD